TTATTTTCATTTAATTACCACTCCATGCTGtgccttaccagtaagggaaaGGATTTGAAACCACTATCTTACACAAGGCAAGAAGTTTAGAATATTCATGTAGCCTCTTGAATCATTCATGTTCCGTGTTTGCGATCATGTATGATGAGTTAGCAAAGGTGTTTTTATGAGTGTGTGTGGATTTGTATACAGGAGGCCGATAGACCACACTAAAAATGCATGTCTGGACGCACAGACAGAGTGCAGTTtaagtgtctctgtgtgagacgcCTGTCAAATTGCATAATGTGCTTGTTATTCAAAAAGTCAACTCGTTGTGGACAGCACTCTGTCTCATGTTCAGAACGACTGCATAATTTATATTCTGTATCCTCTCTTCCTAGTCTACTGCAACTCTCCCTACAGCATTTTAAGGTGCGCTGATTTATTGGTATTTCGGTTCACAGTAACACAGGATAAAGGAAGAATttgacatttgaaatgtacttaattATTTGACATCTTTCAATAATATCAacgatatgttttaaaaaagttGGCAGACTTAACACCATCTACAGGAGTTGTATTTCTCTCTTCCAAAATACACAGATGGGAAGTGACTGAAATGCACAATTCATTCTCAAACATTCCCACAGGACTTTTTTCCTTATTAAAGCAGCTGAGTAAATATATCTGTTGGGGTTGATATTTTTAAGTTGCTAAACATGTGTGATATATATAGTGGAGTATATGGTGAATTTGTTTAGTGCAGAACAAGTGGAGAAGTGACAGTCCTCTTCCCGAGAGGTTAAGTGCATCCTGACCGTTTGGTTTCCCTGCTCCAGACAGCCTAACATTTTCTGAAGTGGTCCCCCAGCCAGGCTGATACCAAGTGATACTACTTTTGGCTCCCCTTTTGTGCAGTTCTTTGGCATTTTAGTCTTTATTTGATTTGAGTTCACAAAGGAGAAAGACACATGCAGCCTGATTTAAACCCAAGATGAACCATTTGCTTGACATTTGCTTAATCAACTCAGCTGTAAAGATTATTCTATTGTGTCTTTTGCAGATattccttttttgtttgttcTGCACGTGCTAGCTAGTTAAGACACCTTTGCACGCCTCAGTTCCCGAAGGCATTGATCAATAGCTGATGGGCTAATTGTGGTATATTTTAATGCTGTATCCTGAATAattacattttctttgtttAACACTGTTAAATGTGACCAGCCTTCAAATTAAAAGAGAACATTCATTTGGTAACCCTGCAAGGGTAATGTGACCTCTTTGCACAGAGCTTGATATATTCACGGTGTAATTCATTTGGTTACATTAGCCGTTAGCTTCCATGTCTAtggattatttatttaaagctGTCGCTGGTATGCTAAGGAAAAGTATGAATGTCTTTGCCCTTTTTTACTTCTGTAGAACTTCGTAGCCGTGCGCAACTGAGCGACAACTCTGACCGAAGGCTGATGTATTTTACATTGCAAACTATTACAATTAATCCTAAAAATTATGTTATGTGACATATATTTCACATTCATTTTCACCCAATGTTGAGATAAGTTGCTGTACTTCATTGATGAAAATAAAACTTACAACATGTATACTACCATCTGTatatctaatatatatatatatatatatatatgtgtaaatACTATgtaaaaagtattattttatgctAGGAAAATCAACCAATACTTTTGACATCTAAAATGTAATCTATAACATATGTAATGCTCTATACTGTTCAATATACAGGGCCAGTGATTGAACTGCAGCCATGGTTGAAAAAGTATACAAACAAGTTGCACattaataattcatttattttataatttaatAATCAGACTGAATTGAGTCTAATGCAACATTGACCACATCTCCACTGGTTCATTCAGCCAGTCATTTCCAGACCAGTGGGAGACACAGAGTAATGGTCGTGGTATCACAGAGATGCATGGTGTATGCATGTATatgaaagctttagcgcaagttcaataaggaagacctaacatgagtcacttacacgtcactctattgctcccttcccccctcattaaatacgagggcgtcacccctcagcagccaattgctgcacatgctaaattccttaaattcttgctcttcctccctgtcagttgtcatttcaggtgaccacacgcaacccgcctccacccctctcgcctcccgtCTCCTCTAGGACAAAGCTAcacttccttcttcagaccggtcccacctacatatcaccaccaccagtgtctagaccccggggatttcatcggagcggttctttccctcctgaatgattatcctgcaaaccgggagcctaatcgccaaacaccattccattctccttTTGTATTATcctggcaatcatttcattcatatgacgtgtaaacaataaatatgtattccttacatcacgtctctccggtttgaaatatCGATGTATAGTGTACAGCTGGCACTCTGAGAGCCTGACATGAAGAATTGATGGCAGAAACCATTTGGTCACTCTGTGCTCTGCTCTGGACGTGGTAAAGGTGGACTCTGAAGTCAGTGGGCTGAGTCAATTTAAGTCACTCAGACTAAACCAAATctcttataaaaaaaatatgttatagtTCTTTAAGTGACTTTATTCTTTCTGTGGGATTGATCAAATAATCTTTTAATACATTTATTGGCTCATATGAGCGGCACATCACCAGCCTCTTGAACTCCTGGCACGCACAAACATGCGAAGGTTATCCAacttcctctgtttaacgcCTGATTTCTCTCCTTTTTTCTATATTTCTGAGTCTCGACTTTAATATTTAAAGTGTACCTTATAGATAATCAGGGATGTAAATAAGATATTTGCCACAAATGAATGATTAAATTGACCTGCAGCAAATTTTAGTAGCATTCCAGTCACATATTTTTCAGCTCTCTTGTTACTCCTATTCTCAGCATAATTTATGATTTAACGTTAGGGAGTTGTCTTTCTGTTAAGTTTCTGTCCTTATTTCCTCAAACAAACTCACATTCACTTCTTTTTTAACACTGTCTCTGTAGTACTTATTTCTGATTGCATTTCCCTGTGCCTGTCGCACATATAAAATGAACCATGGCTTTCATGTGACCTCAACATGTTGTGGGAAATCTGTCCTGTGTGTGACCCACCATAAAAACCCATACACTACATGTAGTTTCTCATCTCGTCTAACATTTATTGTAAAAAATAGCTTTGAATTTACACCCCTCCTGTTCAGTCTGTCACTTGGAATGAATGTTGTAAAATGGTAATTTGATTTGTACATCTGATGGATTCAGCAACATGTTAATAAGCAGTCAATTATTCAGTTACTTTTCTGCTGCCTAGACCTGAGAAAAAAAAGCCATCATGGTTACATTTGTCAAGGAAACATGTCTCTAACAAGGGGAACTCATATTTTGAATAGAGCCATTTCATATACAATAACTGAAATAATGTTTTTGCTTATttgagtaaaaaaaaacataagctTTTTGTTAGAACTATTCTTTGGATTATTTAAACAAACGTTATCATTTCTCACAGCTGTGTCTGGCATGTACATTTCATTTTAAGTATGCATTTCTTTGTTTGACATAAACGTGTGCACTAACTAAGCAGTGTGTTATTCATTAGCCAATCGGTGGCACTGATCAGTTTTTCATATGGAAGTAAGTAGAAGAGTCGCTAGGAAAACTGCTATATGATTTTATCCTGAAAACACTTCTGCAGAGGTTATACCATCTGCCAATGATACGCTTTTACTGAACTGTAACACAGGTATTAACATTGAATAAACCAAACACATAAAATCGCAAAAATAGAGTCCAATGTTGCCTTCAGAAGCCGCCACTCTGATCCCTGTCCTCATAGCAGAGCACATCATTTCATAATGTTTTTGAATCGGTTTATTTGTTGCTATGGCATTGGCTGTTACTTAAAATTCAGAGGCAGAGTGGACATTCTGTTTCCATTTCTGTCTCTGTAACAACGAGACAAGCCTCACTGGGAAAAGCATAAATGTCAGATACTTGACAAGCCTCCCTTCTTCAAACACGCATATATTACAGTAAAGTAACTACCTGTacccacacatacagtacacacacacacacacacatacagtacacacacacacacacacacacacacacacacacacacacacacacacacacacacacacacacacacacacacacacacacacacacacacacacacacacacacacacacacacacacacacacacacacacacacacacacacacacacacacaccactttcAAATATAATTGCATACTGAACATGGCAACATACTGTATACTGAATCTCTGGAGTTTTGCAGTCTTTTCTAAGTGCGAGACTTTTATGGGAGCAGCAGCACACAGAATGACACAGAGATTAAGACAACATATATTTCATGGCTTTTCATTTCCGCTGGATTAAATCCAATCCTTCTGAGTTCCCTCGTCCCACACAGTCACACCAATCCTTGTTTTTGATCTCTGCCTTTGTCAAAGAAAATAACACAAGTGTCCCATTGACATTTAAATGGCCTTGAAATCCTCTTTCTTTGTCTTTGAAGAAGAGTTCCAACATTCTTCGGGATCAAGATTTCCTTTTTTTAGCATGCATGATTAAGCCTGTATGGATGATATGCTTTAGGTATCTAAAGAGCTATGGCACAGAGCTgttttatatattaaaaaaaacaagatgggACATTTACGTGTACACAGTACTTCCATTATAATTATTATGTTGTTTGCTTTTTCTCTTTTACACTCACTGttctttaaaagtttgaatCAGTTTATTTCAGTGGAAGCGTCTACATTTCATGAGTTTCTGGAAAGCTTGTTTGAATTCATCGTTGAATACGGTGTAGATAACAGGATTGATGAGGGAGTTCAGGTATCCCAGCCAGGTAAATACATCAAAGAGCACTGGATCAAACCAGCACTCTTTACATATGGCCGTGACGAGTGTGCCCACAAAGAACGGGagccaacaaacaatgaaagcACCCAGGATGATGCCCAGTGTCTTGGTCGCTTTCCTCTCCCGAGCCGCACACAGGCGTTTCCTCTCCAGCACGCTGTCTGCCAGCTTCACTTTCACGCTATTCATGAACAGAGGTGAtcctcccccccctcccacATTGCCAGAGTGTAGGTGGGCTTCCTGGTTGGAGGCAGAATTTAGAGAACAGAGAGAGGAGCCTGCAGAGGTCTGGATGAGCTGTGCTGTGGTGAAACGCTTCCCAGAAGACGACGGCGTTTTAAAGATGCGGGAGCGGGCGGCTACATAGATCCGTCCGTAGAGGATGATGAGAAGCACCGTGGGGACGTAGAAGGCGCCGAAGGTGGAGTATAGGGTGTAGGAGATCTGATCTGTATTCACCAAGCACTCTGTGAGCTCCTCGTGGGCTTTGGACTGCCGCCAGAATAGTGGAGGCATGGAAATAGATATGGAGATCACCCACACTACCCCGACCATGACCGCTGCCCGGCGCATAGTGCGGCGTTTTGTGTACTCCAGTGCGTCTGTGATGGCCCAGTAGCGGTCCAATGCAATCACACACAGGTGCAAGATGGAGGCCGTGCAGAAGGTGATGTCAGACGACAGCCAGATGTCACAAACAATCTGCCCCAGCGACCACGTCTTGCTGACAGTGTAGACGATGCTGATCGGCATTACTAAAATAGACACCAGCAGGTCTGTGACGGCCAGGGAGCCGATCAGGAAGTTGGCAGGTGTGTGGAGCTTCCTGGTCAGATAGATGGTGGCGATGACGAAGGCGTTTGAAAGCACAGTAGCCAAGGTGACGAGGGCTAACACGGCAGAGAGGGAGATCTGGAAACCGAGAATTGTTGCTTCACTCCAGGGTGGAGCTGTAATGGTGTCAGGGTTTTCTGTGGAGTTGCTGGTAAAGTAGTCCAGTGAGCTGTTATCCAGCTCCATCTCGCCTCCACTTCTTTTAAACCCTATTTTTTTCCAAGGTTTAAACCAGCCTCATTACATCAGTTCAGGCATGGCGCTTAAAAAGGCTGTACAGTGGCATGGCATTTTTGGTTTGGGCTGAAGAAAAATGCTTAAGCTTGTCTTTTATGCATCTTATTTCACATTGCAATATCCCTATTGCTATTTTATATCAACCATATTACAATCATCTAGTTCCATCCACAACTAATGCTTCTGTAGTTTAAGCCGgctaatatttgtatttatgtcTTATTTGTCCATTTAGTCTCTCTCATATTGATTCGCCTCACTGGTGTAGCTGCTGGAGAGAGGAATCCTAATTTGTATTCAGCTCCTGTCAGGCTGGCACTCCTTTTCTCTCTTCCCAACGCTCTTATCTCATCTCCAGCTAGCAGCCAGCCGGCAACAACACCTTTAGACCAAACCTTCCTATCTATCAAATGCTTTAATGGACTCCTCCTTTTCAATAACGCTATGCTGGGAGCTGCATGTAGGAAGATGATGACGAAAGATACACAAGGCTTGCTTGTTGTCTCTCTTCTTATCTGTTCCCTGTCCACGTGAAGCCTTCTAAATTGAGATTTGTGCTGAAACTTGGCTAGTGTCTTCGATGATATTAGAAAGCCAGAACATTACAGTTACATGATGCAGAGGAGGACAAACATCCAGGAATCCTTTGGTTGATTTTTAATCATCTCGTAGCTTTTAGTCGTTGTATAGAAGCCGATCAGCAAAGCCCTTTTTTCAGATACTGGGTGTGTGAAAGCTTTCCCTCTTCACTTTCAGAAAGCCTTTCAGAAGCAGCGTCCATACAGCGAGGAAGGATTTGTCATGGAGCTTTCTCTGCAGCACGTTCATCCTATAGGTGAGATAAATAAGAGAAGAGCAAAATAGAAAAGAGAAGATTAGTTCTATTGAACTTTACCATCATCCCCTCCCCCGTACTGGATACAGGCATCCACAAACTATCCTACTACatacaacacacaacacataaGGGGAAATAAAGGAACATGAACAATGTAAACTCAACAGCGACCTGTAAACAGAGCATTATGACTTGATACAGGGACTTAACAGCCACTCACTTCCAGCTGTTTTGTAGATGTATCACATTTCACCAAAGTTACACAGTCTATACTAAAATTATTATTTGAGATTGTTGCGGGAATAAATGATATGTTTTGCCAGAGCGACTACTTTCCCTAATTGACAGTTCCCAGAAAAAATGAAAAGCATGTTGGTTGACTAGTTCATCATTTCCTCTCTGCTCCATCTCTGTCCAACTTCCTCTGGATTTAATTTGGATGGACTGGAAATAAATATGTAAGAACAAAAATCTAATATTTTTTGTTTAAAGCACACAAATCTCATTAACCAAGAAAACCGTCTTTCTCATTTGGAAAGCCTTATGGACTTTTGGACTTGTGATTGATAAACTCCACTTCCTTCACATTTACTGTTAATGATGCTCAGGAAATACAAAGACGCTGACCATATTGCCTCCAGGTAACAGAAGCTGACTTACTTTCAAGTTATAATGAAAGAGATAAGAGCTGAAATGTGGAACTGGGGTATGGTGTACCAGTGGGCATAAGGACTGTTAATCACCATAGAAGGCATTCCCTTTCCTCCAGCTTTCCATATGTTCGGTTTGctttaatgtattatttaaGAGCAGCAGGAAGGATAATAACTACTTGTAATTcagaggaaaaaaagaaaaaaaaccgtAATTCAATTACACTACTACAGGATAAATGTTGTAACCATATGTCGCTGTATTCATTGTAATCTGTAAAATAGGAATAGATTAGGGAGTGCAATGTGATTATTCTATTACTGGCTCTCAGGTGAGCATTCGAATGATTACAAACCAAACTGCAGTACACGTACAAAGAAACGGGCACAGAATACTGATGGTACGCATCCAGGTGAAAATGTGCAGCGTACTGGAACATCCACACAAACAGTGGTCTAACTTATAACTGCGATATAAAGTTAACTAATGCTGCTCAACAGGCTTGACACTTTATCATTTCATTGTAATGGCTTTACCATCACAGTGTCAGTAAACCAGTGCTGCTTCCTAAACCATATGCATTGGTCCTACTCTGCTCTGTAAAAGTAAATTATAGCTTGAATGCCTTCTTCCCTCGTTCACAACTATTTTAAAGCAAAGGAATATGTTCTGTCTAGCTCAAACTATGGAGGAGCAGTGGTTTTTAGAGTTATTTATTTGcattgtaaggcaaggcaagtttatttatatagcacctttcaacacaaggcaattcaaagtgctttacaaaaatgaaagacattaagaaaatggcagcaCTCTGAACCCCacaccatttatatatatatatctctctgTTAATCCAACCGCCCTCATCTGGCAAAGACACCCAGAAAGGCATTTTGTCCTGACCCCAGGCCTGTTGCCATGTTTTAAAGCCTCagtaattaaaaagaaaagataataaaataaacattaaaagaaaaaatacatggataaaagttacagtgcagtctaagatatgaatagttcaattaaaagcagcgacaaaaagaaaagtcttcagcctggatttaaaagtagtcagagttgcagcggacctgcaggtttctgggagtttgttccagatatttggagcataataactgaacgctgcttctccatgtttagttctgactctggggacagaaagctgaccagtccctgaagacctgagagatctggatggttcataatttagcaggaggtcagaaatgtattttgggcctaaaccattcagtgctttataaaccagcagcagtattttgaaatctattctttgacacacaggaagccagtgtaaagacttcagaacaggagtgatgtgatccactttcttagtgttagtgaggactcgagcagcggcgttctgaatcagctgcagctttctaatagatttttcagtgagacctgcaaagacaccattacgagtctactgaagataaaagcatggacaagcctTGTATAGAAATATTAATTGAAAATATTGAAGACAAGGCTCTGGTTTGTTCATACCAATAGCTGCCTAGACTACAACTCAACAGTTAATCCATTTACATCTATTTTTATCACTGAGCCATTTGTGTTTAGCAGTCCAATATCAGAATTAAAACTAAGTTGTCCAATCCTAAGTGAAAGTGTGACGGGTACACGCGTACAAGAGTTTGGCATGATTTGCTAATGCTTATTTAAGAGCACAAATTAGACTTTTTCTTTGAAACCATGGACTATTAATTGTTGTTGAGTCCTGTCAAATTAACTCATCAATTCATAGAACATTATCTAATAGGCTAAAAGGTGTCCAGTATTTTTTAAAGTGATGTTCTTTCCCATGTACTGTCTGGGGACTACTCAAGCAGTAGAGGCAAAGAAAGACCTTAGTAtgagtcacacaaacacacacagaaaatagATACATAATTCCTCATAATGCAACTGAATTGCTTATATAATTGAACCTCCACGC
The sequence above is drawn from the Pseudochaenichthys georgianus chromosome 22, fPseGeo1.2, whole genome shotgun sequence genome and encodes:
- the htr1d gene encoding 5-hydroxytryptamine receptor 1D, which produces MELDNSSLDYFTSNSTENPDTITAPPWSEATILGFQISLSAVLALVTLATVLSNAFVIATIYLTRKLHTPANFLIGSLAVTDLLVSILVMPISIVYTVSKTWSLGQIVCDIWLSSDITFCTASILHLCVIALDRYWAITDALEYTKRRTMRRAAVMVGVVWVISISISMPPLFWRQSKAHEELTECLVNTDQISYTLYSTFGAFYVPTVLLIILYGRIYVAARSRIFKTPSSSGKRFTTAQLIQTSAGSSLCSLNSASNQEAHLHSGNVGGGGGSPLFMNSVKVKLADSVLERKRLCAARERKATKTLGIILGAFIVCWLPFFVGTLVTAICKECWFDPVLFDVFTWLGYLNSLINPVIYTVFNDEFKQAFQKLMKCRRFH